Proteins from a genomic interval of Rubinisphaera italica:
- a CDS encoding enoyl-ACP reductase FabI, translated as MGLFEGKKGLVFGIANDHSIAWAITQQLHAEGAEMGFTHLPDKDPERPRMERRLRKLVDDFDKFILPCDVQNEENLDAVFAKAKEEFGEIDFVLHSIAYAPMDDLKGPVHNVSRDGFKLSMEISCYSLISLASRARKILKPGGNILSLTYLGGEKVIPGYNIMGVCKSALESTIEYLANELGPEGFRVNALSAGPLKTLSSSAVGEFDQMTKLYESFSPLRRNITPEEVGKTGMFLMSDQASGISGENLHVDAGYHIMGAPPHDVQSAN; from the coding sequence ATGGGCCTGTTTGAAGGCAAAAAAGGGTTGGTTTTCGGGATTGCAAACGATCACAGTATCGCCTGGGCAATTACTCAGCAATTGCACGCCGAGGGAGCCGAGATGGGCTTCACGCACCTGCCTGATAAAGACCCTGAACGTCCCCGCATGGAACGTCGTCTGCGAAAACTGGTTGATGATTTCGACAAATTCATTCTCCCCTGCGATGTGCAGAACGAAGAGAACCTCGATGCCGTCTTCGCAAAAGCCAAAGAAGAATTCGGCGAAATCGATTTCGTATTACACTCCATTGCTTATGCTCCAATGGATGACCTGAAAGGGCCAGTCCACAACGTGAGCCGCGATGGTTTCAAGCTGTCGATGGAAATCAGTTGTTACAGTCTGATTTCTCTCGCTTCACGGGCTCGTAAGATCCTCAAGCCAGGTGGAAACATTCTTTCTTTGACTTACCTTGGCGGCGAGAAAGTGATTCCCGGTTACAACATTATGGGGGTCTGCAAATCGGCTCTGGAAAGTACTATCGAATATCTGGCCAATGAACTTGGCCCAGAAGGCTTCCGTGTGAATGCCTTGAGTGCAGGACCACTGAAAACACTCAGTTCCTCGGCTGTGGGTGAGTTTGATCAGATGACAAAACTCTATGAGTCCTTCTCACCGCTGCGACGGAACATCACTCCGGAAGAAGTGGGCAAAACGGGGATGTTCCTGATGAGCGATCAGGCGAGCGGCATCAGTGGAGAAAATCTGCACGTCGACGCCGGCTACCATATCATGGGAGCTCCTCCGCACGATGTTCAATCTGCGAATTAG
- a CDS encoding sulfatase-like hydrolase/transferase, translated as MIRALLFLTLITLFPSNSKAGEDRPNILFIFADDLGYEMLGCYGGQTVKTPYLDQLASEGMKFSRCYTSPVCTPSRMSVYTGKYAIHHGYYNVLPVHLGTKKAVNFSERPTYAQQLRKAGYETSVTGKWQLATLEFHPDHCRSAGFDSWCLWQIWREGAKTTRYWNPCLNHDGNIRNDISDRFGPDVLADYVIDQMKAAVENDRPFCIHHNMMLPHWPISQTPNEKTKGQPASLEAMVVYLDQLVGRLTKAVDDLGIAENTYVIFIGDNGTDSKIPRRTNSGLVRGGKTNLNDAGMHVPMLVRKPGKIPEGTVCDQLIDTADLFPTFCELANVETSELNLDGVSFADVLDGEGTSSRSWVTGGYGNDFVVFDGQFRLHRKTGKLIDCRRLPEESPAEDNDPEAKTARKKLEAVLNGLGS; from the coding sequence ATGATTCGTGCACTTCTTTTTCTGACTCTGATCACTCTATTCCCGTCCAACAGTAAAGCCGGGGAGGATCGCCCGAATATTCTGTTCATCTTTGCGGATGATCTCGGATATGAAATGCTTGGATGTTATGGTGGCCAGACAGTCAAAACTCCCTATCTGGACCAATTGGCTAGTGAGGGGATGAAGTTCTCCCGCTGTTATACCAGCCCGGTTTGCACGCCTTCGCGGATGTCTGTTTATACCGGCAAATATGCAATCCATCACGGATATTACAATGTGCTTCCTGTGCATCTGGGGACGAAAAAAGCAGTCAACTTTTCGGAACGCCCAACTTATGCTCAACAGTTACGAAAAGCGGGATATGAGACATCAGTGACTGGGAAATGGCAGTTGGCGACACTGGAATTTCATCCCGATCATTGTCGCTCTGCAGGATTCGATTCGTGGTGCCTCTGGCAGATCTGGAGAGAAGGCGCCAAGACAACTCGATACTGGAATCCCTGTTTGAATCATGATGGCAACATTCGCAACGACATCTCTGATCGTTTCGGCCCTGATGTTTTAGCCGATTATGTCATCGATCAGATGAAGGCAGCCGTCGAAAATGACAGGCCGTTCTGTATTCATCACAACATGATGTTGCCTCACTGGCCGATCAGTCAGACGCCGAATGAAAAAACCAAAGGTCAACCTGCTTCACTCGAAGCGATGGTGGTCTATCTCGATCAACTTGTTGGTCGTTTGACAAAAGCGGTCGATGATTTGGGCATCGCTGAAAACACCTATGTCATTTTTATTGGCGACAATGGAACCGATTCAAAAATCCCGAGGCGAACGAATTCGGGCCTTGTTCGTGGTGGAAAAACCAACCTGAACGATGCCGGGATGCACGTCCCGATGCTTGTGAGGAAGCCGGGAAAGATACCTGAAGGAACCGTGTGTGATCAATTGATCGATACTGCAGATCTCTTTCCGACATTTTGTGAATTGGCAAACGTGGAAACGTCCGAGCTGAATCTGGATGGAGTTTCATTTGCCGATGTACTCGATGGAGAGGGAACTTCCTCACGCAGTTGGGTCACAGGGGGCTATGGCAACGATTTCGTCGTTTTCGATGGCCAGTTTCGTTTACATCGCAAGACTGGAAAATTAATCGATTGTCGCAGGCTTCCGGAAGAATCCCCAGCTGAAGACAATGATCCAGAAGCGAAGACTGCCCGAAAAAAACTGGAAGCGGTTCTGAACGGATTGGGATCGTAA
- a CDS encoding DUF6263 family protein, with protein MFFQNSQIFRCLMLVAISLAGSSDFARAEDPAEAKYHLQYQFEQGHFVKYHVQDRSAYTTRKKEIAETVRNESQQWRHYRVIAINEAGEATLELMIDRARLVAQFDDSKPTIFDSADPNLQPPKMQSILSSIGKPLCRMRVNEQGELVHVQSLNGDKSLENDPAINFLVVFPEHDVALGETWTQTLEVEVPVTDKLKEKVKLLRKYTLESVKEDVAHINVYTILTTIIRDPAVKTRLMTQTPSGSVEFDMSRGVMISRTLSVDDQVVGAFGAGTLVHAQNERIEKLQQETAVSEKAEAVSKN; from the coding sequence ATGTTTTTTCAGAATTCCCAAATTTTTCGATGCCTGATGCTTGTTGCCATTTCTCTGGCAGGTTCATCAGATTTTGCGAGAGCCGAGGATCCTGCAGAAGCTAAATATCATCTGCAGTATCAATTCGAGCAGGGACACTTTGTGAAATACCATGTGCAGGACCGCTCTGCCTACACAACACGCAAAAAAGAAATTGCGGAAACTGTTCGCAACGAATCTCAGCAGTGGCGACATTATCGCGTGATTGCGATCAATGAGGCGGGAGAGGCCACTTTGGAACTGATGATCGACCGTGCCCGGCTGGTCGCCCAATTCGACGATTCCAAGCCAACCATCTTCGATAGTGCCGATCCCAATTTGCAGCCACCCAAAATGCAGTCGATTTTGAGCTCGATTGGCAAACCTCTCTGCCGAATGCGTGTGAATGAACAGGGGGAACTGGTGCATGTGCAAAGTTTGAATGGCGATAAATCGCTGGAAAACGATCCTGCAATTAATTTCCTGGTCGTATTTCCGGAGCATGATGTCGCCCTGGGAGAAACCTGGACACAAACGCTGGAAGTTGAAGTCCCTGTGACTGACAAGCTGAAAGAGAAAGTGAAGCTTCTGCGGAAATACACTCTGGAAAGTGTGAAAGAAGACGTTGCCCACATTAATGTATATACGATTCTGACCACTATCATTCGCGATCCTGCAGTCAAAACGCGATTAATGACTCAAACCCCTTCCGGCTCTGTAGAATTTGACATGTCTCGCGGCGTGATGATTTCCAGGACACTCAGCGTGGATGATCAAGTCGTCGGGGCCTTTGGAGCGGGAACTCTCGTACATGCTCAGAATGAACGGATCGAAAAGCTCCAGCAGGAAACGGCTGTCTCCGAAAAAGCCGAGGCGGTTTCGAAGAATTGA
- the hpt gene encoding hypoxanthine phosphoribosyltransferase encodes MKSPVPSIMIPAAEIQQRVQELAELVSQEYADRNLTLLGVMTGSLMFLADFMRHLNVPHQVGIIQASSYVGQVTTPGNLKVNLDFLPCLAGRHVLLIDDILDTGQTLAQLQEKVKVLQPASIQTATLLWKKSRTTHAVEPDYFGFEIEDRFVVGYGLDYNDDYRHLPDICELTESLS; translated from the coding sequence ATGAAATCTCCAGTTCCTTCAATCATGATTCCCGCTGCTGAAATCCAACAGCGGGTGCAGGAACTGGCTGAGCTGGTTTCTCAAGAATATGCTGATCGAAACCTGACTCTGCTGGGCGTAATGACAGGCAGCCTGATGTTTCTGGCCGATTTCATGCGACATCTGAATGTTCCGCATCAGGTTGGAATCATTCAGGCTTCGAGTTATGTGGGGCAAGTCACGACTCCCGGCAATTTGAAAGTCAATCTCGACTTCCTCCCCTGTCTAGCGGGGCGACATGTACTGCTGATTGATGATATTCTCGATACCGGTCAGACGCTTGCTCAATTGCAGGAGAAAGTCAAAGTTCTGCAACCGGCCTCGATACAGACCGCGACACTGCTTTGGAAAAAATCCAGAACCACCCATGCGGTCGAACCCGATTATTTCGGATTCGAGATCGAAGACCGATTCGTGGTCGGCTACGGACTCGACTACAACGACGACTATCGCCATTTACCAGATATCTGTGAACTGACTGAAAGTCTCAGTTAA
- a CDS encoding DNA integrity scanning protein DisA nucleotide-binding domain protein, with protein MSDNRNSLSPEVTSLLEASIKLAKALKSSAILILSEVPYDFREIQNQFKSIRLIVATDKPKVTEAAKEDDIDFIELLHEPGTRQNQLGQSLLEGLADELISNGDSVVTLYAVFNREDVDTISVITLGDQLSRLTSRDLQRLETQVPLETLRLVVDLACEIGREGREGKSVGTMFVVGNHRKVMQMSHEQVHDPFRGYSRKDCKLRNPRVRESVKELAQIDGSFVIASDGTVVAAGRILDAPADGLTLSKGLGSRHWASAAISKATNSIAIAVSESTGTVRLFQDGVVVLRIEPMDQAMKWREDLIEPPPSTGD; from the coding sequence GTGAGTGATAATCGTAACAGTCTCTCACCAGAAGTCACCAGCCTGCTGGAAGCCTCAATCAAACTGGCGAAGGCGTTGAAGTCCTCTGCCATTCTGATTCTTTCTGAAGTCCCTTACGATTTTCGTGAAATTCAGAATCAATTCAAATCGATTCGTCTGATCGTCGCCACGGATAAACCTAAAGTCACAGAGGCGGCTAAAGAGGATGACATCGATTTTATCGAACTCCTGCATGAGCCGGGGACGCGACAAAATCAGTTAGGACAATCGCTGCTCGAAGGTCTCGCCGATGAGTTGATCAGCAATGGCGATTCGGTCGTCACACTTTATGCCGTCTTTAACAGAGAAGATGTCGACACCATCAGCGTGATCACCCTGGGCGATCAACTTTCCCGCTTGACCTCCCGCGATCTGCAACGCCTGGAAACTCAAGTCCCTCTCGAGACACTTCGGCTTGTAGTCGATTTGGCTTGTGAAATCGGACGGGAAGGCCGCGAAGGGAAATCGGTCGGCACGATGTTTGTGGTCGGAAATCATCGTAAAGTGATGCAGATGTCTCACGAGCAGGTGCACGATCCTTTCCGCGGTTACAGCCGCAAGGATTGCAAATTGAGGAACCCCCGAGTTCGCGAGAGCGTGAAAGAATTGGCTCAGATTGACGGCTCATTCGTCATCGCATCAGACGGGACCGTTGTCGCAGCCGGTCGCATCCTCGATGCTCCGGCTGATGGACTGACTTTGTCCAAAGGACTCGGTTCCCGACACTGGGCCTCGGCTGCGATTTCCAAAGCAACAAACTCAATTGCGATAGCGGTCTCGGAGTCAACAGGAACGGTTCGTCTCTTCCAGGATGGCGTCGTCGTTCTGCGAATCGAACCGATGGATCAGGCTATGAAATGGCGGGAAGATCTGATTGAGCCTCCGCCATCGACTGGTGATTAG
- a CDS encoding Dabb family protein has product MLAHIVYFSLNDNSEAAKTQLVDACHKYLKNHAGVEFFAAGTLGEEFSREVNDKGYDVSLHVYFTDKETHDAYQTVEDHLTFIKENKENWKQVRVFDSWVES; this is encoded by the coding sequence ATGCTGGCACACATCGTCTACTTTTCGTTAAACGACAATTCTGAAGCCGCCAAAACGCAACTGGTGGATGCCTGTCATAAATACCTGAAGAATCATGCTGGCGTCGAATTTTTTGCTGCCGGAACATTGGGTGAAGAATTCAGCCGGGAAGTGAACGACAAGGGCTACGATGTCTCTCTGCATGTCTACTTCACCGACAAAGAGACTCACGATGCCTATCAAACTGTGGAAGATCACCTGACTTTTATCAAAGAAAACAAAGAGAACTGGAAACAGGTACGCGTGTTCGATTCCTGGGTCGAATCTTAA
- a CDS encoding C-terminal binding protein, producing the protein MSSRPLVVVTDFITEPLEYEHQILGEVADVVAIDANNESELVGAVEQASALMIYHAISLTSETINRLQDCKLIVRCGVGIDNVDGLAARQKGIDLANVPDYGTEEVADSAIGLTLSLTRGLHVLNNRLQREVGPWSYSQVVPKRRLRNQVFAIIGLGRIGIATALRAKALGFDVRFYDPYICQGMDKALGIQQIDSLPELAKSAYVLSLHCPLTPGTQSIVDTDLIRMMPPGGYIINTARGGLLQPEVVLQAIEDNHLAGAGIDVLPDEPPAPQNPLVNAWRDPNHPAYDRVIINPHAAFYCEEGLQDMRIKGSQNCLRVLQGMPPVNVVN; encoded by the coding sequence ATGAGCTCGCGCCCGCTCGTTGTTGTCACCGATTTTATTACCGAACCTCTCGAATACGAACATCAGATTTTAGGCGAAGTTGCAGACGTGGTTGCGATTGATGCCAATAACGAAAGTGAATTGGTCGGAGCCGTCGAGCAAGCCTCAGCTTTGATGATCTATCATGCGATTTCCCTGACCAGCGAAACCATCAATCGTCTGCAGGATTGTAAACTGATTGTCCGCTGCGGAGTCGGAATCGATAATGTCGATGGTCTGGCTGCTCGGCAGAAGGGGATTGATCTGGCGAATGTTCCCGACTACGGAACCGAAGAAGTCGCCGACTCAGCCATCGGCTTAACGCTCTCTTTAACTCGTGGGCTGCATGTGCTCAACAATCGACTGCAACGGGAAGTAGGCCCCTGGTCTTACTCACAGGTTGTCCCGAAACGTCGCCTGCGAAATCAGGTCTTTGCCATTATTGGACTGGGACGAATCGGAATTGCAACGGCCCTGCGAGCAAAAGCCTTGGGGTTTGATGTCCGCTTTTATGATCCTTACATTTGTCAGGGAATGGATAAAGCACTGGGGATCCAGCAGATTGATTCATTGCCCGAATTAGCTAAAAGTGCCTATGTATTGAGTTTGCACTGTCCACTCACACCCGGCACACAATCGATTGTCGATACAGACCTGATCCGTATGATGCCGCCGGGCGGATACATCATTAACACAGCTCGAGGAGGTTTACTTCAACCGGAAGTTGTGCTGCAGGCGATTGAGGATAATCATCTTGCCGGCGCCGGAATTGATGTCCTGCCCGACGAACCTCCTGCTCCGCAAAACCCATTGGTCAATGCGTGGCGCGATCCCAATCATCCAGCTTACGATCGCGTTATCATCAATCCTCACGCCGCTTTTTATTGCGAAGAAGGCCTGCAGGATATGCGAATCAAAGGTTCTCAAAACTGCCTTCGCGTCCTGCAGGGAATGCCTCCCGTGAATGTGGTCAATTAA
- a CDS encoding L,D-transpeptidase family protein, giving the protein MFQDRPYLQKRKSSWSIWWFVAVMAAGLTAWHLELLPTSWMTSQEVVIDDHPMDDFLDDYPTDLTSAQAEMGAPAFDDSAAEEFPLVDQQAEPQAPVNNITNIPVQLNEAYDSPQGFGLDQTVQITTANPPVQTLPYRKSEAPAMVQTLPFRGNQAPVQYASTQDSPEAMPIITASATISDNNSMLDARPNQQEPKRLVAPFALSALAEQDVIRLRELSTLFWKQPGRRAEISNEIQMLSHKIYFSPEIHYLPAHRVEPNQHLETIARQYDMTWEYLAGLNRITPEKLRAGAEIKVIQGPFDAIAELSNFQLIVHAHGYVVATFPIGTGKDSSTPLGQFQVVNKQPNPTYYGPEEVIKADDPNNPLGEYWIDLGDSIGIHGTNEPDSIGQACSHGCIRMRDSDISQVYNLLTTKSRVAIRK; this is encoded by the coding sequence ATGTTTCAGGATCGTCCTTACCTACAAAAACGTAAGTCCTCGTGGTCTATCTGGTGGTTCGTTGCCGTCATGGCGGCTGGATTAACGGCCTGGCATCTGGAATTGCTGCCGACCTCATGGATGACGTCACAGGAAGTTGTCATTGATGATCATCCGATGGACGATTTTCTCGATGATTATCCAACAGATCTCACCTCTGCTCAAGCCGAAATGGGAGCTCCCGCGTTCGACGATTCCGCTGCAGAAGAATTTCCTCTGGTGGACCAACAGGCAGAACCTCAGGCTCCAGTGAATAATATTACTAACATTCCTGTTCAGCTGAATGAAGCCTACGATTCCCCTCAGGGTTTTGGTTTGGATCAAACCGTGCAAATCACAACAGCAAATCCTCCCGTTCAAACACTTCCCTATCGTAAATCCGAAGCTCCTGCGATGGTGCAAACGCTACCATTCCGAGGCAATCAAGCACCTGTTCAATACGCATCCACTCAAGATTCTCCTGAAGCGATGCCAATCATTACGGCTTCTGCAACGATTTCTGACAACAATTCGATGCTCGATGCTCGACCAAATCAACAGGAACCTAAAAGGCTGGTCGCTCCCTTTGCTCTATCCGCTCTGGCTGAGCAGGATGTGATACGATTACGCGAGCTTTCGACTCTCTTCTGGAAACAACCAGGACGTCGGGCAGAGATCAGCAACGAAATCCAGATGCTCTCACACAAAATCTATTTTTCTCCCGAAATTCATTACCTGCCTGCTCATCGAGTCGAACCGAATCAGCATCTCGAAACTATTGCCCGACAATACGATATGACTTGGGAATATCTGGCAGGCCTGAATCGCATCACACCAGAAAAATTGCGAGCAGGGGCGGAGATAAAGGTTATCCAGGGGCCATTCGATGCCATTGCTGAATTGAGCAATTTTCAATTGATCGTCCACGCCCATGGCTATGTCGTCGCAACGTTCCCGATCGGGACCGGAAAAGACAGCAGCACGCCGCTGGGACAATTTCAGGTTGTGAACAAGCAACCGAACCCAACTTACTATGGTCCTGAAGAAGTCATCAAAGCCGATGATCCGAACAATCCACTTGGGGAATACTGGATCGATCTTGGCGACAGCATCGGCATCCACGGCACCAATGAGCCCGACTCGATCGGTCAAGCCTGCTCACACGGTTGCATCCGAATGCGAGACAGCGACATTTCTCAGGTTTATAATCTATTGACGACAAAATCCAGAGTGGCGATTCGAAAGTAG